Genomic DNA from Misgurnus anguillicaudatus chromosome 18, ASM2758022v2, whole genome shotgun sequence:
TCAAGCGGCTCTTCAAGCTCAGTCACACATGGAACAGCCCCCCCTACGCTTTATTCGGATGGAGGAACGACTGTCATTCAACAGATCGGAGATGTTAAGATGTCCTCACATGCAGCTGGAGGAATGGGTTTTAATGGCGACCTGGCAAGTGTGAATGCTCACTACATCAATGGTGGAGCCTATGTTCAGTCCCATAGTAACAATGCTCTCCTCAATGGACTTGGTGCCACAGGTGGCCATTTCTTTTCTCATCATAGCCAGGAGAGACTGTTGGGTGGGTCTTCTGTGTCATATGCTCCTTTCTCAATGGGGGTCTCTGAAACGTCCTCTGGAAAGCTGGAGGCCATGCAAACTCTCGTTTCCAGTGGTGAAGATGGAGTCATTTCTTCGGTGGTCTCTTTTGCTTCTGCCCCATCCACACCATCCACTACCTCAGGAGCTCTTCATCTTAGCGGTTACAGTGTAGTCAACCTCCCAGGTACTGAAACAACAATGGGTCTTCCTCCTCTGATGCTTGCACCATCCTCTACATCATCAAATCATGGTAGGAAGGCCTTTGCTATGttatatatatttgttaaacatgtgaccctgtctgtgaaatcaaaTTATGAGAGTaggatttcactcattgatttatttactcagtcaatattaaatagatcaaggttatattttcaccgaaatgttctttacattatgaaaAAGTCTTGgtttgggttttcacagactgaaTCTCATATGCATACATATGctgtgtactgtaaatgtcgtcctttatgatttattttacaATCCAATTGGGTACAGAAAGAAGTTGTAATTTTTCCTGCCACTTTTGATTTGAAACTGCAGACTCTGCTTCTCCGCGTCTCATGCATATTTCTTTGAAGATACAATTACAATGTGTAAAGTAGTCAGAACACTTCTAGTAAGCTCATAAGAGCGGGGTAATTACATCATCACTTTGGAGAATACTTTGACGGCACATTGTATATGGATAAGCTCGCCAAAAGTAACCGCAGTGCTTGGTGCAAAAAAGCTGAGGTCTCGCTAGAGAGCACAGAGGGTCATGGCCGGTTGGAGTGTATTGTGGGTAAAATCGTGAGAGGCATGTGGGGGTCCAGGTCAACTGGCTAGAGGATCATACCAAATGCAGGCCTCTCAACACTGTCCCCACCTCCTCTCCATGGCCCTAACCACTCACTAATGGTTCTTTCCATGAATATTTTATGGCCACATCAATAACAGCAAGGCTAGCTGTGTTCTGCTCCTCTCTCGCTCGTCTGTTTTATCCTTTAATATGCAGTTTACGAGCCACATAAAAACAAACCCACCCCTGGCTGAACTTTTGATTTAGAAGGAAAACAGTTGAGCACAAACGATCCAGCAAGAAAATGAAGATATTAAAATTGTTTAGCCAAAACCCTGTTTCCTTCTGCTCGTAATTTAAAAGGCAATTCAATAAAATAAGTCTTCATAAAAACGCAAAGTTTGATGTCCAGCGCCTCactcaaaaatacaaagaaacaATAGCAATTTCCTTTTAGTGGCGTTCTCGTCTCTGTAGTAAAGACTGGGGAGATATGGTTTCTGAACAATAGCAGAAAatccaacgctatctcatggcaattcgtacgtattttatgagttgagtaattcgtacgaccacattcatacatttctgtacgatttgccttgacccctgtgtcattggggttaggggtggggtttcaaaatggttttttatgataatcgtacacttttgcatgattaactttgtacgaattcataGGAATTAGCcatctcgtaaaatatgtacaaattctcgtgagatcaggctggaaaaTCTAATGGTTTTGGATTCCAGCAGTCTTCTCCAATAAGCAATGCTTGgggaaactaaaaaaaaatcattaaaaattcTCAAGATTTTTTGGCACAAAATTCTAAAGATTTTTGTGAGatgtaaagaaaacaaaaaatttgGTTCTAGTTTTGAGAAAGTAGGTATAGGGGGAGTACGGGGTGTGATTGTTTATCAGACATTTGTGCGAGCCTAATGGAAGAAAAGTGTCGGGCCACAAGCCAGAAGCTGTCACTGCAAGAGACATGTGCCAAGAACCACATTCTAGAATTACAAGGAAATCATAGCGAGTCTAACCGCaaacagaaaaagaaaaaggtGTTTCATTTTACAGTTCACTAGAAAAGTTCAGAGCAAAAGAAAgagaaataaagagagagagaaaaacaagCGAATCACTTGGGATAGAAATTAAAGAGTCTTCTCTGGATAAACGTATCGCACCTTCGCCTCTCTCTCTTATACATTCAGTTGTTTTAAGTGGTAATGGTTATAGCAGCTATATAGCCAGCTAAAAATTGCATTACACGGGGGGAGGGAGTCTGGTTTATCTGGTTTGGCCCGGTCAAAGTGTTTCGGGTTACCTTGAAGTCACAGCACAATATATTCAttggtttaaaaagcaaaaaaagtaaaaaagtcaaATCTTGAGCATGATGAGAACAAACCAAACTAAGTTTGTTGTACATTTGTTCCCCCACAGGCTCGGCTCCTTTGGGCAATGTGGTCAGCAACTCCCCCCAGCACTCGAGCCAAACTCTGCTCTACACCCAGACCGTCAAGCAGGAGCCTTTGGACGTGGCTGGAAGTTATACCTATCCCTCTGAAATACCCCTGGACCAAGGCGGCAATCTGGGCTACACAGCCTCCCTCTTCCTTTCTTCAAATCTTGGCTCTTCTTCATCCACCAGTGGTTCTCTCGGCCCTACAGTCACAGCCACCGTCACCTCTGCTCTCTCCGGCTCAGAAGTCCACCACACCCTGAATCAAACTGGACGGGGCCTCCAGGAAAACAATGGAATTCTGTCCTCAGACTACGGATCCCGAGGTGTCCGGTTGTCCCTGTCCAACAGCCTGCCGGTCCCCGCTAGGCCAGGAGAAGGTCCGGTTAGGGTTGTTTGTGGAGATCTGGACATGGAAGGTAAAGAGCTGGCTAAGCTGCAGACCGTACAAATGGAAGATGACGGAAGTGACCTATGATTTGTGCATTAGCAATCAAAACTGGTTTTGTCGCATTGCATCGTGGCGTAATAACAAGGACCCCGCAAGCACAAATCAAAGCTTCAAAGCCTAATGGTGGATTTTAGTAGTGAAACAATGTGAACAGTGCCTTTTTGTCCTAAGTTGCACTAAGAGGGCTGCAAACATACCAGGCAATGCACTGACCTTTTGAAGATTATTTAGCTGCACTGTCTTCACGCTCACCTCATAAAAATATAAGACTGAAAGACGGACCCATTAAAGCACAATGCAAATGTGCTCTGAATCAAAATGCAAAAACTGTAGCCTTACAGGAATTTCTTTTAAGAGGACGTTATTGAAGCacatgtgtttttgttgttgtcgTTGTTGGTCTTTTGTATTTAAATTCTTTAAGTGTGATTATACAAATGCGATAAAGCTTATTTTGTTATGTTTGACTTTTGAGGATTTTTGTGTTATAATTTTTGTGATTCAAACTTATATGCATTGATACGCATCCCGGTGtggaaattgtttttttttttaaatatgtaatctTTAGCGAAACGTGCCTTCCACATAAACTGTCAATATGCAAGGAAGCGATAAGAGCGAAGTTAAACATGCATCTTATTTGTTCGCAAGAAATCATCAAAAGTAATTCAAGTATGGAGTGCTTGTTTTTCTCTGTTGTATTTTCAAATGACTTGGACGTGTTGATATGTCTACTTCAGTTTCGGTTCACACTTTCTTTAGAATTAAGCCCAACACAGAGTTTGCCGCAGGACGcccaaatataaatatacaaacatatgCACTGTACATACTGCAAGAACCATGAAAAACTTCAAACGTACGTACGTCCTGCTTGAAAGATAGCTATTTTTCTAAACCCTCCCACcctattaaatatttatatttgtacaTATATAATGAATGATCCATGAGTTGTCTATGTCATATACACCAATGTCTCACGTTAGAATCCTTAGTCTCAACTTGTGACATCACCTGAAATCTTTTATTGGAAGCACCAGGTAAGATGCCTCACGCTTTTAACCAATATCACGTGTGACGTCAGTCTTCAGGATACCCAAGACTCTCCATTTAACAAGATTAGGCTACGGCTTGGACCCCCTGGATGGCTGGCTGTGATCTCAGACATTACTAATGCATGAATGTACACATATGCAGAGCACTACAGATCAGGGTTGTGTTCTCACCAGGGGCGTCCTCTATGATCGTCTGCCAAAGCCTGGCAGCTGAACACCCCCACTCGGTCTTACAGGGTGTCATATGGTACCTGTCATTACTCAAAGTAAAGGTCATCCAAAAAGACAAGAGTATATGAGGAGAAGTTACATATCCTTATTAGATTTCCTGAATCTTTGTCACATGATCTGACAGAAATAGAATTTTGGCTAGGACATCGGGGCAAAATCGGGGCAAGGCATAATTTGTGACTGTTTATGAAGAGgcgatgacagatttttttttgataTTATGATGATCATTAATCAGGATTCTGCTAAGGTTTGTTAGCACTGCTTTGGTAGCTCATTGCTTTATTTACTTCAAAACGAAATTTTTGATTGTAGAAACATGAGTGGGACAGTCTGTGTACTGTCGTGGGAACGTTTCCTTCTCATGCACAGTCGTCTACCAAGTGCCGTGTGAGTCAGCGCTTACTAAATGCCGCCCAGGTAAGATTTTCTGTCTTGCACAAAGGAAAAGACAAAAAAGCACATTGGGCAAAGAATCTATTGTTACCTGCCCAAAGGTGACCTTGTCGCCTAGGGCACTAGATTAGATGATTACCAGGTATCAGATAACGCCTCCTGGAATATTGAAGGGTAAGAAAGCGCCATTGTCTGGGGCTTTGAGCAAAGAAGCGATGGCCGCAAGAAAAAGGGACATGTGTGTTTCATGTCCCCAATTTCCACCTGGCTGACTATGTGTCACTTTGTGTTTTATGAGAAACGGTATTATGTTGCTTTTACAGTATTATTTCAATACAGATATCACACCATCATCTTGTATGAATAGGGTGAATTATTGAGTTACCTTACAAAAGGCACAGAGAAGAAGAAAACATTTTTCCATTTAATTCGCTATCCAATTTCACCAAAAGAATGAAGTAAAGATAAGGTCGCTTAATGTGAAGCATATCAAACATCTTATGAGAAAAGCACTTCAAAATCATAAACAGAGTTCAAGGAATTTTAACAGACTTGTTTTTATCACATGACGTAAAAATAGGTTCACGCTGCAGCAAAAAGAAAAGCAATGTTCTGTCCACGTTTTTAAACGTAGTGTTAAAGATACCAATAAATTTTGGGAGAGACGGGTCGTAAAAATGAAGGAATCCTGCAGAAGTGGGCTTATTAAAGAACCTGACCCCTGACTTTTTCTATAGAGGTTTCAAAGTGTGACATTTAGTAAGGCACAGCAGACTCTGTGGCATATGTAACCTGACCCTCGTGCCCACTGCGCCACAGCACTATACACTGTGCTAATGTGAGGTCAAGGGGCAACTGGGTCTGGGACCCACCACTTGTACACTCCCTCTTAAATCTAGGGAGCAGGGATTCAGTGGGGCCACATTTAGGGTTTGTTTATGAAGACGCTGGGCAAAAGAATGCATGAGTATGTGTTTAAGAATGGATGTCCACAAAAATTGCTAATAATTTTATACACATAGTCAATAATTAGGGGTTATATAAAAGTATATTATATAACCATATTTCAtgaacacacagacacacgcacaGATTTTGTTCTATCACTAGAACATCCGAGCCAGCAGGGGTCAGTGCTAAATGACCTCCATTTTTATAATCCATTAATATTGTGAGAGATGATCATAAttatacatttgaaaatgttgATAAGAAAGGATCACATCTACAAAATAACTATTGTAAAAAATAGCCCTTTCCTGGTaaattaaagtcatttaataatatttttaaattcatctgaatatttaaatttttatatcCTCTTCACCTGTTTGTGTCATTCAAATAAGTGAAACAATAAGCTTTGCATTTGAATTTTTCAggatatgtttatttaaaatccatttaaaatccaTTTATGGATGGtgaaataaaacacataaacaAGACATTATCTACaacagtggttcttaaactttttct
This window encodes:
- the six4b gene encoding homeobox protein SIX4b, which codes for MCCLKPIGVTYQDALKMSSSSSEVIGADEIKRENARVLENRGSVKLSPLDPAELSMENTTSVSSIDGVRAELLDCAPGSLAFSPEQVACVCEALLQGGNVERLARFLWSLPQSDLLRGNESILKAQAIVAFHQARYQELYCILENHSFSPSNHSSLQDMWYKARYTEAEKARGRPLGAVDKYRLRRKYPLPRTIWDGEETVYCFKERSRNALKDMYKRNRYPSPAEKRNLAKITGLSLTQVSNWFKNRRQRDRNPSEAQSKSESDGNHSTEDESTKGQEDLSPRPLSSGSSSSVTHGTAPPTLYSDGGTTVIQQIGDVKMSSHAAGGMGFNGDLASVNAHYINGGAYVQSHSNNALLNGLGATGGHFFSHHSQERLLGGSSVSYAPFSMGVSETSSGKLEAMQTLVSSGEDGVISSVVSFASAPSTPSTTSGALHLSGYSVVNLPGTETTMGLPPLMLAPSSTSSNHGSAPLGNVVSNSPQHSSQTLLYTQTVKQEPLDVAGSYTYPSEIPLDQGGNLGYTASLFLSSNLGSSSSTSGSLGPTVTATVTSALSGSEVHHTLNQTGRGLQENNGILSSDYGSRGVRLSLSNSLPVPARPGEGPVRVVCGDLDMEGKELAKLQTVQMEDDGSDL